A window of Candidatus Poribacteria bacterium genomic DNA:
TACGATAAACCCTACATTCACAGGAATAAGCATGAGATATGAGAATCGTGGATATGCCAAAGCCCATCTTGGTCGCTCTAAATTTGACAAAAATGCGCCGGAGGTAGCACAGCAATATTATCGTTCAGCGATTCAGGATCTTGATAAGGTCATCAGCATTACTCCCAAGAATACTCCCGCGTATTTCAAGCGCGGATATACGAGAACCCTCCTTGGTCACGCTGAATTTATCAAGGGGTACACAGAGGTAGCACAACAGTACTATCGGGCAGCGCTTGAAGACTTTGATAAAGCCATCGGTATCTACCCAAAGTTTCCCGCATACGCGGAGCGTGGAACGGTGAAGGTCGCCTTGGGCATCTCTGCAACCAACCAAGGACATACCACGGAGGCGAAGGAGCACTATTATGCAGCAATTGCAGACTTCGATAAGGCAATCAGTTTTGATCGGAATGATACTTATGCCTATATCGTCCGCGGGTATACAAGAATTTGCTTGGGTAACTATGAGTCAACTCAAGGGAATATGGAAGATGCGCGAAGCCTATACGAAGCAGCAATAACTGATTGTGATTCGGCTATCAAATTTGACGTAGAGAATCCTTATTACTACCACACGCGTGGTGTTGCGAAAGTTGCCCTTGGTGACTACAATGGCGCGATTGATGATTTCGATAAAACCGTTGATCTCAAGCCTGATTTTGCCAGAGCCCACTACAATCGCGCCATTGTGAAAGTGTTACTTGGGCAAAAAAGGGAAGCGAAGGCGGATTTTGAAAAGGCGAAGGAACTCGACTCAAATATAGAAAAATGATCTCCTATTTGCCAGCAAAGGTGAATTATGATAGAATGGCAGCACGTCAACTGACTCAAGGAGGAGACACGAAATGGCAATAGGATTGGGCGTTATTGGGATGAATCCCACGAATATGGGTTCAACTGCGACACTTTTGAAAGATGTACCAGATCTGAAATATGAACTCCGCGGCATCTGTGCAAAGCGGGCGGATGTCCTTGAGAACTATGCTAACCAAATTGGTGTGGACTTTTGGACGACAGATTATCGAGAATTGGTGCAGCGTGATGATATTTCTGTTGTCGCGATCTATTCCCCGGACCACTTGCATGCTGAACATTGCGTCGCTGCGATTGAGGCGGGGAAACATATCATCTGCACAAAACCGATGGTGACCAAGTTAGACGACGCACAACAATTGGTGGATCTGGTGCGCGAACACAAGGTCAAATTCCTTGTGGGGCAATCGATGCGGTTTGACCTCCAATTTTTGACGATGAAACAGTTCCTTGACGATGGCGATTTAGGCGAGATTATGTTAGCAGATGCCTATTATGTCCACGACATGCGCGAGGTCTACGATTTCACGCCGTGGCGACTCCATGAACCGCAAGATTTGATGTTCGGCGGTATTGTGCATCCTGTTGACTTATTGCGCTGTCTCCTCGGTGATGTAGATGAGGTGCACGCTTATGGGACGAAAGGCTTACTCACACCGGAATACCCTATAAAGAACAATTTTTTTCTCAACCTGAAGTTTAAGAGCGGACAGATCGCGAGAGCGATGGGACTTTACGATATCGTCCATCCTCCGATGCCGATGCAGCAGATCTCCGTTTTCGGAAGTAAAGGGACGGTAATTGGGGACTTTACGGACAACAAAGAGGGACACGTCAAGTTGATGCTCGATAAAATGGCCACCAGAGAACCTTTTGAAGTGATCTGTCCTCCTGAAATAGATACAAGCGTTTATGGACACGGACAGACGGTTATCCGATATATGCGCCATTTTCAGCAGTGTCTTGAGGAAGATTTGGAACCCTCGCCTAATGTGATTGACGGCGCGAAATCTATTGCTGTTGGTGTCGCGGCGTGGGAGTCTATTGAGACAGGACAGCCTGTGAAGGTATTCAACGAGTTTTAAGAATAACCCGTCTGGTAGTGGGCACCCACAAGGGGTGCCTCTACAATCATAATTCACAATAGTAGTGTATCGTAAAATCAACTATAAATTTTTCTTGACAATTTTCTTTGCATTGTATATAATTTAGGTATGCCTAAAATAATTTCTCAACACTTCTAACAATTCTGGCACATAGTGCCTAAAACTGGATGGGTGAAAAGCCCGTATATTTACCGCAGGGGAAACAGAGAGCGTTACCCGTTTCTCTTGCGGATTGGATGAGGCGATGCTTACACATGCAGCTGAGGATTATCTCAAGTCGATCTACAAGTTACAAGAGAAGGTTGGTAAGGTTTCGACGGGTATTTTAGCGGAATATCTCAATGTGAAACCTGCATCGGCGACTGGGATGATCAAAAAACTAAAGGCGATGCAATTAGTGAGTCATGAACGCTATCAAGGTGTGACGCTCACAGATGCCGGTAGAGCGATTGCGCTCGAAATTATCCGGCACCATCGTTTATTGGAACTTTATCTGTTCAAGGCACTCGGTGTGCCGTGGGATGGCGTTCATGACGAAGCCGAAAAGTTGGAACATGTCATTTCAGAAGACGTGGAAGCACGGATGGACGAGTTTCTTGGTTATCCAACAGCCGATCCACACGGTGCGCCGATCCCCGATAAAAACGGTGTTGTGATAAAGACAACACGTATTCCAATGACGGATTTACGTGAAGGACAATCTTGCGTTGTCGCTGAAGTGAGTGATACTGATTCTGCGTTGCTCCGACATTTGGGGAGTTTCAATCTTTACCCGGGCACGGCGTTCCGAGTTGTGGAGGTCGCTCCGTTTGAAGGTCCCTTTACAATTGACATTGCGGGACAACAGGTTGTCATTGGACGCGAAGTTGCGAAACATGTTTTTGTTGATAATGTGCAAGATCCAGATAATGTGTAGGCGCGCTGTGAAAGCGCGCTTCTTACCGCCGAAAGGAATCTAAAAATGGAACAGCAAGAACGGGTTCGACCGGATAATAAGACGGTCAAAGTATGGAAAAATCATTTACAAGATGAAATTGACGCGAGTTTCCTTTATGGCGTTTTCGCGGAGCTTGAACCGGATACCCAGCGGAAAGGAATCCTCAGTGAGCTTGCCGAGGTAGAGAATCAGCATGTAATCCGTTGGCAAAAGATGCTTATGGCATACAATGTCGGGGTCAGGAAACAGCAGCGACCAACGGTGAAAGCGCGGTTGATGGCGTGGTATGCTCGCCAGTTTGGTAGTGCGTTTCCGCTCTCACAGATGCTGAACGAGGAGGCGGGCGAAGTCAAAGACTATCTGGAGCTCCATAGAAACAGCACACTCGAAGAAGCGAAACAGACGGCACTTGCTTTAGCCAAGGAATCTGCGCAGCATACGGAGAGTTTGCAGGAACTGACTGGCACCGTTGGAGAGCCTTGGCACAAAACCGAATCCGGGGGTATGATAGGCAACATCGTTTACGGGTTTAACGACGGTTTAACGGCGAATTTCGGCTTGGTCGCTGGTGTCATCGCTGCGACATCGGATCTCTCCACAATTCTTGTGACCGGTATCGTTGGGACAGTCGCAGATGCGCTCTCTATGGGGGCTTCAGGATATCTTGCCGCAAAAAGTGAACAAGAGGTCTATGAACATGAGATTGAGGTCGAAAAAGAGGAGATCCGCCTCATGCCCGACCTTGAGGAGGATGAGCTCACACTCATTTATACGGCGCGCGGTGTGCCAAAGGATCAGGCTCGGGAACTTGCGCAGGAGGTGATGAGCGACCCGGAAAGAGCATTGGCGGAAAAAATCCAGACCGAACTTAAAATCGGGGAAGTCTATGCAACACCGCTTAAAGAGGGCTGGATTACAGGATTCGCGACCGCTATCGGTGCTTTCATTCCTGTCGCGCCGTTTCTCTTTACAGAAGGTATGCTTGCCATGTGGATCTCGTTTACATTGGCGATGGTGTCTCACTTTGCTGTTGGTGCGACACGGAGTTTCTTCACTGGGCGTGGGTTGGTACGAAGTGGTATCGACATGTTTGCTGTGGGGCTTGGTGTCGCGGGGGTTGGTTATCTCGTCGGTGAACTTTTAGAACGTTTTTTCTTTTAGGAATTTAAATTATGCAAAGAATATACATTTTATTATGCTTGATGATTTTACTCGCTGGAACGGGTTGCGATCCAAAGGAGCAACCGGATGCATCGGTCACTGGAAAATATCGCGTCGTCACAACGATTGGGATGATTACCGATGTCGTCAAGAACGTTGGAGGGGATCGCGTTGAAGTGGTAGGGTTGATGGGACCCGGTGTAGATCCGCACCTCTATAAGGCGAGTGCGGGTGATGTCCAGAAGCTTGATTCTGCAAGTCTTATTTTCTATAACGGATTGCATCTTGAATCGAAAATGGGCGATCTCCTTAATGTCGGAAAATACCGGGATAAAACCTTTGCTGTGACAGATGCCGCTGACCGAAGCTTGCTGTTAACACCACCGGAATTTGAGGGACAATATGATCCGCATTTGTGGTTTGATGTGACGCTTTGGATGCAAGCGGTGGGAAAGGTTCGCGATGTTCTCAGTGAATTTGATTCGGATAACACACTAATGTACTGGAGCAATGCCGAACGTTATCTCGCGAAACTCGCTGAGCTGCACGAATACGTGAAAGCACAAGTGGAACGCGTGCCGTCCGAGCAACGAGTACTCGTCACAGCACACGACGCTTTTAACTATTTCGGAAAGGCTTATGGATTTGAAGTCCGCGGGCTGCAAGGGATTAGCACCGCGACGGAGGCTGGTATCGCTGATGTGCAGGCGTTGGCGACCTTCATCGCAGAGCGACAGATACCCGCAATTTTTGTGGAGTCATCCGTCTCTACGAGGAGTTTGGAAGCAGTAAAAGCCGCTGTGAAGTCAAAAGGGTTTGAGGTGAAAATTGGTGGAGAACTTTTCTCTGATGCGATGGGAAGCGAAGGGACACCTGAAGGCACCTATATCGGGATGGTTCGCCACAATATTGATACAATCGTGAAGGCATTGGTAGGGAAATCGACAGCAACCTCATCTTCCACAACGGAATACTAAATTGCAAGCACTTGAAACGAAAGCCATTGAGGTGACTGATCTTACGGTTGCCTATCAGGAAAAACCTGTCTTATGGGACGTCGATCTTGACGTACCGCCCGGCGTGCTTTTGTCGATTGTCGGTCCGAATGGGGCAGGCAAAACGACGTTAATCAAGGCGATCTTGGGGTTAGTGCGCCCTGCCGCTGGCAACGTCTTAATTTATGACAAACCGTATGAGGCACAACGTCGGATTATCGGCTATGTTCCACAGCGAGGCACCGTGGACTGGGACTTTCCGACGAATGTTTTGGATGTTGTCATGATGGGACGCTACGGCGCGCTCGGATGGATAAGGCGACCGCGGAGGCAGGAGCGGGAACAGGCGATGAACGCATTAGAGAAGGTCGGCATGGAAGGCTATGCGACTCGGCAAATCAGTCAACTCTCCGGTGGTCAGCAACAACGTGTTTTTCTCGCACGGGCACTCGTTCAAGATTCTACAGTTTACTTGATGGATGAACCCTTTCAAGGCGTTGATGCTACTACTGAACGCGCAATTGTAGATCTCCTGCAAGAACTCCGGGCGAATGGCAAAACGGTCGTCGTGGTGCATCACGACCTGCAGACTGTAACCGACTATTTTGATTGGGTGATGTTGTTGAACATTCGCCGGATTGCGAGCGGCCCCGTTGAGGAAACGTTCACACCCGAAAATTTACGTGAGACTTACGGCGGACGTATCGCGTTCGTGAAATAGTTATCAGTTAAAGAGGTTTTCTGTAACAATTTACCACTCCTTAGAATGCTCCAAGCGGGGAGAATTGTTACCAACATCTCCTAACTGGAAACTAAGAGCTGATAACCGACACCCCTTAAAATGGAAGTTTTGAATATCCTAAATCACTTTGATTATACGCTCATGGTTGTTACCATCGGTGCAGCACTGCTCGGTGCGGTAAGTGGTTCGCTCGGCACTTATGCCGTTTTGCGTCGGCAGAGTCTTCTCGGTGATGCTATTTCGCATGCTGCGCTCCCCGGTATCGCTATCGCGTTCCTGCTTACAGGAAGCAAAGCACCTCTAATTCTGGTACTCGGTGCAGCGATTGCGGGGTGGTTGGGGACACTCCTCATTACGAGTGTTGTGAGGTTGACGCGTATCAAATACGATAGCGCGCTCGGCATCGTGCTCTCCACTTTTTTCGGATTCGGTTTGGTACTGCACACACTGATTCAGCGGACCGGTAATGCGAATCAGGCGGGGTTGGATACGTTTCTTTTCGGGCAAGCTGCTACAATTCTGGCTCGAGATATTTTGACGATAGGTGTCCTCGGTGGTGTTGCAATCGTCATCACGTTTATTTTTGGGAAAGAGTTAAAGTTGCTTGTTTTCGATGATGGTTTCGCCGCGTCGCTTGGGTTCCCGATCCGTGCGCTGGACATTCTGTTGACCAGTCTCCTTGTTATCGCAATCGTTCTCGGTTTGCAAGCCGTTGGTGCTGTATTGATGAGTGCGATGTTGGTCGCGCCAGCAGTCGCGGCACGGCAGTGGACGAATAAACTCAGTGTAATGATGTTCCTCGCTGCGTGCTTTGGTGCACTCGCTGGTGTGAGCGGGACTATCATTAGCAGTACTGCTTCACGCATCCCGACCGGTCCGACGATTGTGCTCTGTGCGACGGTTGTAGTAGGATTCTCGATCGCTTTTGCCTCGAATCGCGGGTTATTGTGGAATAGGCTACGGCAGCAACGGAATAGACGTAACCTGAAGATGACAGAGCAGCCACAGCAAGGGAACGATTAAAGACAATGTTCCAAAGTCAGTTTGAAATCCAACTTATTGCGATTGTCACAGCGGTGGCGTGCGCGCTCCCCGGCGTATTCTTAGTACTACGACGGATGACCCTAATGAGCGACGCGATTAGCCACGCCATTCTTCCGGGCATCGTGCTCGCCTTTTTTGTCACGGAGAGCCTATCATCGCCACTCCTGATTCTTGCTGCTGCAGGGACTGGTGTACTTACCGTTGTTTTCGTTGAATTGCTGCAACGGACGAAACTCGTGAAGGAAGATGCCGCAATCGGTTTGACGTTCCCTGCCCTTTTCAGCATCGGTGTGATTCTGATTTCTCGGTTTGCTGGGAACGTGCACCTCGACATGGATGCAGTCCTCCTCGGTGAACTTGCTTATGCACCGCTCAACCGACTGGAGGCTTTCGGGTACGACTGGGGTCCCGCATCTCTGTATGTGATGGGTACAATTCTTTTGTTAAACTTGGTTTTTATCCTGTTGTTCTACAAAGAATTGAAGTTAGCAACCTTTGACGCAAGTTTAGCTGCCACATTAGGGTTCGCACCTACTATTATCCACTACGGATTGATGTCGTTGGTATCCGTAACGACAGTCGGTGCGTTTGACGCGGTCGGTTCTATATTGGTCGTTGCGCTCATCGCTGGACCGCCCGCGACGGCTTATCTCATGACAGACAAACTTTCGCGGATGCTTATCCTGAGTGCGGTTGTTGGGAGTGTCAATGCCGTGAGTGGATATTGGCTCGCGTTCCTTTTTGATGTGTCTATTGCTGGATCGATTGCGACGGTGACGCTCCTTGTGTTCGGACTGGTTTTCATGGTTGTTCCGAACCGTGGACTTATTGCTATTGCGCGTAGACGTTCTCGCCAAAAATGGGAGTTTGCGCAGGCGATGCTGGTCATCCATCTCTTTAATCACGAAGGGCTTCCGGAAGCAGAAGCGGAATCAGAGATCGCACACCTCCATGAGCATCTCCGTTGGGATCCGGCGTTCGCAACTCAGGTTGTGAAGTATGCATTGAGTAACCGCTGTGTTTTAAAGAAAGAGACGCAGCTAACCTTAACACAGCAGGGACGTACGCTCGCGCAGCAGGCACTTGTGCAATAATTAATCTGATATTTCTCAAAACCTTCAGATGTCAATATATATCGGTGATCTCTAAATATGTGCTTATGAGAATGCGGACTGAAAAGTATCTGTCTTCTGAGGGAACATCCTTATTTTCACCGCACAAGGGTGTTAGATTGCAAATTAGAAGGGGAATCTAACAGAACGAATATCAAAAATCTTCATAGTGAATCCGTATTTTCATGTACGCATAGGTGCTTTATGTCGGTAGTTAATGGGTGTGGAAGTCAATGAATATTTTGATATCCCTCAGATTATCTTTACTTTCTCTATTGGACTCATCTATGAATTTTGATAGAAGTACGATATTGACAGGGAAGTTGTGTGAAGCGTCAAAGTTTGGTATTCCATGCAATTTGAAAAACCATATACCTTGCATCGAAAGGAACTTCTATACTACTCGTCATATTTAGCATTTCTCCAATATTAATTTCAACGCCGAATTCACCAATAGTAAAAGTTTCTGTACCTTGCAGGTTACGCGATTCGTCAAATGGAAAGTGGTATCTCCGTACGTGTTGAAAGAAAAAACCAACAAAGGGTCGAACGTCAGGAAATCTCCTATAGAAAATTCCTACTCCAACACGAGGTATATACGCTTCCTTGCGGACAGTAAAACCGGATCCATAATCAGAATCATAATACTGCTGTCCAAACATACCGGTTATTGCCCCTTTTCCG
This region includes:
- a CDS encoding Gfo/Idh/MocA family oxidoreductase — its product is MAIGLGVIGMNPTNMGSTATLLKDVPDLKYELRGICAKRADVLENYANQIGVDFWTTDYRELVQRDDISVVAIYSPDHLHAEHCVAAIEAGKHIICTKPMVTKLDDAQQLVDLVREHKVKFLVGQSMRFDLQFLTMKQFLDDGDLGEIMLADAYYVHDMREVYDFTPWRLHEPQDLMFGGIVHPVDLLRCLLGDVDEVHAYGTKGLLTPEYPIKNNFFLNLKFKSGQIARAMGLYDIVHPPMPMQQISVFGSKGTVIGDFTDNKEGHVKLMLDKMATREPFEVICPPEIDTSVYGHGQTVIRYMRHFQQCLEEDLEPSPNVIDGAKSIAVGVAAWESIETGQPVKVFNEF
- a CDS encoding metal-dependent transcriptional regulator; the encoded protein is MLTHAAEDYLKSIYKLQEKVGKVSTGILAEYLNVKPASATGMIKKLKAMQLVSHERYQGVTLTDAGRAIALEIIRHHRLLELYLFKALGVPWDGVHDEAEKLEHVISEDVEARMDEFLGYPTADPHGAPIPDKNGVVIKTTRIPMTDLREGQSCVVAEVSDTDSALLRHLGSFNLYPGTAFRVVEVAPFEGPFTIDIAGQQVVIGREVAKHVFVDNVQDPDNV
- a CDS encoding VIT1/CCC1 transporter family protein codes for the protein MEQQERVRPDNKTVKVWKNHLQDEIDASFLYGVFAELEPDTQRKGILSELAEVENQHVIRWQKMLMAYNVGVRKQQRPTVKARLMAWYARQFGSAFPLSQMLNEEAGEVKDYLELHRNSTLEEAKQTALALAKESAQHTESLQELTGTVGEPWHKTESGGMIGNIVYGFNDGLTANFGLVAGVIAATSDLSTILVTGIVGTVADALSMGASGYLAAKSEQEVYEHEIEVEKEEIRLMPDLEEDELTLIYTARGVPKDQARELAQEVMSDPERALAEKIQTELKIGEVYATPLKEGWITGFATAIGAFIPVAPFLFTEGMLAMWISFTLAMVSHFAVGATRSFFTGRGLVRSGIDMFAVGLGVAGVGYLVGELLERFFF
- a CDS encoding zinc ABC transporter substrate-binding protein — its product is MQRIYILLCLMILLAGTGCDPKEQPDASVTGKYRVVTTIGMITDVVKNVGGDRVEVVGLMGPGVDPHLYKASAGDVQKLDSASLIFYNGLHLESKMGDLLNVGKYRDKTFAVTDAADRSLLLTPPEFEGQYDPHLWFDVTLWMQAVGKVRDVLSEFDSDNTLMYWSNAERYLAKLAELHEYVKAQVERVPSEQRVLVTAHDAFNYFGKAYGFEVRGLQGISTATEAGIADVQALATFIAERQIPAIFVESSVSTRSLEAVKAAVKSKGFEVKIGGELFSDAMGSEGTPEGTYIGMVRHNIDTIVKALVGKSTATSSSTTEY
- a CDS encoding metal ABC transporter ATP-binding protein, producing MQALETKAIEVTDLTVAYQEKPVLWDVDLDVPPGVLLSIVGPNGAGKTTLIKAILGLVRPAAGNVLIYDKPYEAQRRIIGYVPQRGTVDWDFPTNVLDVVMMGRYGALGWIRRPRRQEREQAMNALEKVGMEGYATRQISQLSGGQQQRVFLARALVQDSTVYLMDEPFQGVDATTERAIVDLLQELRANGKTVVVVHHDLQTVTDYFDWVMLLNIRRIASGPVEETFTPENLRETYGGRIAFVK
- a CDS encoding metal ABC transporter permease — translated: MEVLNILNHFDYTLMVVTIGAALLGAVSGSLGTYAVLRRQSLLGDAISHAALPGIAIAFLLTGSKAPLILVLGAAIAGWLGTLLITSVVRLTRIKYDSALGIVLSTFFGFGLVLHTLIQRTGNANQAGLDTFLFGQAATILARDILTIGVLGGVAIVITFIFGKELKLLVFDDGFAASLGFPIRALDILLTSLLVIAIVLGLQAVGAVLMSAMLVAPAVAARQWTNKLSVMMFLAACFGALAGVSGTIISSTASRIPTGPTIVLCATVVVGFSIAFASNRGLLWNRLRQQRNRRNLKMTEQPQQGND
- a CDS encoding metal ABC transporter permease, encoding MFQSQFEIQLIAIVTAVACALPGVFLVLRRMTLMSDAISHAILPGIVLAFFVTESLSSPLLILAAAGTGVLTVVFVELLQRTKLVKEDAAIGLTFPALFSIGVILISRFAGNVHLDMDAVLLGELAYAPLNRLEAFGYDWGPASLYVMGTILLLNLVFILLFYKELKLATFDASLAATLGFAPTIIHYGLMSLVSVTTVGAFDAVGSILVVALIAGPPATAYLMTDKLSRMLILSAVVGSVNAVSGYWLAFLFDVSIAGSIATVTLLVFGLVFMVVPNRGLIAIARRRSRQKWEFAQAMLVIHLFNHEGLPEAEAESEIAHLHEHLRWDPAFATQVVKYALSNRCVLKKETQLTLTQQGRTLAQQALVQ